In Corallococcus caeni, a single genomic region encodes these proteins:
- a CDS encoding VWA domain-containing protein has translation MSRAGRLWALTLVGLAVVVACTDSYLYDPRRDTEVPADRAVSLDGRFCTLGANEVIRPIKIIVAMDASQSMRVSDPDGTRATALVDLIENLPQDPEVSIAVMLFAGSTTAFLTQDPGPPAEDGFVQVSRLDANAKAILTEKLLTFRNTDTSPNRDSTDFVKPLSDIYSLINTDIARARQQPSGNEALAQARYSVIFLSDGKPTNNQDDELIRGDAVVRIRQLRDLVEDVRFNTVHVFNPTQPVPSVCDLVSEDGGFGDGGCPLLIINQNADRLEKMATLGGGNFRDFRNNEPINFLNFQFGQVRRAFVVKEFVASNFSAPPGSPLDEADTDGDGLSDAREYELGTNPNLRDTDTDGFSDGVEVYFRDRGVQFDPTQEVQPDGGGLDKGCPPALRGVDTDCDGLLDCDEQFIGTNATLQDSDGDGVPDGMEWRGGTQGSSSDLDEDPDTDGLTNRSEARMHMRPLQVDTANLASDAYRYSMEADGPVDDQGRQCYRFRVDNVLLAPTVAMIADGGVDGGVDAGTVQRGAGYNDIYLSVAMLPADDPTARTLVRTFRVDSVRYPVGGIKSPPDGVVRVNPEDFVDGCPGVAPTLSPVP, from the coding sequence GTGAGCCGCGCGGGACGTCTTTGGGCCCTCACCCTGGTGGGGCTCGCCGTGGTGGTGGCCTGTACGGATTCGTACCTCTACGACCCGCGCCGTGACACGGAGGTGCCCGCGGACCGGGCCGTGTCGCTGGACGGGCGCTTCTGCACGCTGGGCGCGAACGAGGTCATCCGGCCCATCAAGATCATCGTCGCCATGGACGCCAGCCAGTCCATGCGCGTGAGCGACCCGGACGGCACGCGCGCCACGGCGCTGGTGGACCTCATCGAGAACCTCCCGCAGGACCCGGAGGTCTCCATCGCGGTGATGCTCTTCGCGGGCAGCACCACGGCGTTCCTCACGCAGGACCCGGGGCCGCCGGCGGAGGACGGCTTCGTGCAGGTGTCGCGGCTGGACGCCAACGCGAAGGCCATCCTCACGGAGAAGCTGCTCACGTTCCGCAACACGGACACGTCGCCGAACCGGGACTCGACGGACTTCGTCAAGCCGCTGTCGGACATCTACTCGCTCATCAACACGGACATCGCGCGGGCGCGGCAGCAGCCCAGCGGGAATGAGGCCCTGGCGCAGGCGCGCTACTCGGTCATCTTCCTGTCGGACGGCAAGCCCACGAACAACCAGGACGACGAGCTCATCCGCGGTGACGCGGTGGTGCGCATCCGGCAGCTGCGCGACCTGGTGGAGGACGTGCGCTTCAACACCGTGCACGTCTTCAACCCCACGCAGCCCGTGCCCTCCGTGTGCGACCTGGTGTCGGAGGACGGCGGCTTCGGCGACGGCGGCTGCCCGCTGCTCATCATCAACCAGAACGCGGACCGCCTGGAGAAGATGGCCACGCTGGGCGGCGGCAACTTCCGCGACTTCCGCAACAACGAGCCCATCAACTTCCTCAACTTCCAGTTCGGCCAGGTGCGCCGCGCCTTCGTCGTGAAGGAGTTCGTGGCCTCCAACTTCTCCGCGCCCCCGGGCAGCCCTCTGGACGAGGCGGACACCGACGGCGACGGCCTCTCCGACGCGCGTGAGTACGAGCTGGGCACGAACCCCAACCTGCGCGACACCGACACCGACGGCTTCAGCGACGGCGTGGAGGTGTACTTCCGCGACCGCGGCGTGCAGTTCGACCCCACCCAGGAAGTGCAGCCGGACGGCGGCGGCCTGGACAAGGGCTGCCCGCCCGCGCTGCGCGGCGTGGACACGGACTGCGACGGCCTCCTGGACTGCGACGAGCAGTTCATCGGCACCAACGCAACGCTCCAGGACAGCGACGGCGACGGCGTGCCGGACGGCATGGAGTGGCGGGGCGGCACCCAGGGCTCCAGCAGCGACCTGGACGAGGACCCGGACACCGACGGCCTCACCAACCGCAGCGAGGCGCGCATGCACATGCGGCCCCTCCAGGTGGACACCGCCAACCTGGCCTCGGACGCGTACCGTTACAGCATGGAGGCGGACGGCCCGGTGGATGACCAGGGCCGCCAGTGCTACCGCTTCCGCGTGGACAACGTGCTGCTCGCGCCCACCGTCGCCATGATCGCCGACGGCGGCGTGGACGGGGGCGTGGACGCCGGCACCGTGCAGCGCGGCGCGGGCTACAACGACATCTACCTCTCCGTGGCCATGCTGCCCGCGGATGACCCGACCGCGCGCACGCTGGTGCGCACCTTCCGCGTGGACTCCGTGCGCTACCCGGTGGGCGGCATCAAGTCGCCTCCGGACGGCGTCGTCCGCGTGAACCCCGAGGACTTCGTGGACGGCTGCCCCGGCGTCGCCCCGACCCTCTCGCCCGTCCCCTGA
- a CDS encoding sigma 54-interacting transcriptional regulator, producing MPSVPPAPIPTHTVVAARAQGERLSAQRFHLVLLDTERAGTVYPLATEDLRVGKSTDNDVVIDHPTVSRNHLVVRRQGDRFLVQDLGSTNGTFLDGAQVREAYLRPGALLEVGDVRLRFSPQMAPVQVEPTVEDRLGDLVGRSVPMRQIFALLQRIAPTDSTVLLVGETGSGKGAGAKAIHKLSPRAAGPLVVFDCASVSDSLIESELFGHEKGAFTGAVGQRIGCLERAHGGTLFLDEIDDLALDLQPKLLRAIEDREFRRLGSSTPISFDARIVVASKKDLWAETQAGRFREDLYFRLSVFTVSLPPLRDRKEDIPLLVEAFAGEGLWPRLPEKIQEQFLGHTWPGNVRELRNALERARHMVDIPGLTGDNLLREFTRDVPTPAGDFLPVEFTGPFKVCKDELVRAFEREYLTRLLGRARGNIARAAREAELDRKHLYSLLHKYGLVQSEPD from the coding sequence ATGCCCTCCGTGCCTCCCGCCCCCATCCCCACGCACACCGTCGTCGCCGCGCGGGCGCAGGGAGAGCGGCTGTCCGCCCAGCGCTTCCACCTGGTGCTGCTGGACACCGAACGCGCGGGCACCGTGTACCCGCTGGCCACCGAGGACCTGCGCGTCGGCAAGTCCACCGACAACGACGTCGTCATCGACCACCCCACCGTCAGCCGCAACCACCTCGTGGTCCGCCGCCAGGGGGACCGCTTCCTCGTGCAGGACCTGGGCTCCACCAACGGCACCTTCCTGGACGGCGCCCAGGTGCGCGAGGCCTACCTGCGCCCCGGCGCCCTGCTGGAAGTGGGCGACGTGCGCCTGCGCTTCAGCCCGCAGATGGCGCCCGTGCAGGTGGAGCCCACGGTCGAGGACCGGCTGGGCGACCTCGTGGGCCGCAGCGTGCCCATGCGGCAGATCTTCGCGCTGCTCCAGCGCATCGCCCCCACGGACTCCACCGTGCTGCTGGTGGGCGAGACCGGCTCCGGCAAGGGCGCGGGCGCCAAGGCCATCCACAAGTTGAGCCCCCGCGCGGCCGGGCCGCTCGTCGTCTTCGACTGCGCCAGCGTGTCCGACTCCCTCATCGAGTCCGAGCTGTTCGGCCACGAGAAGGGCGCCTTCACCGGCGCGGTGGGCCAGCGCATCGGCTGCCTGGAGCGCGCCCACGGCGGCACCCTCTTCCTGGACGAGATCGACGACCTCGCCCTGGACCTGCAGCCCAAGCTCTTGCGCGCCATCGAGGACCGCGAGTTCCGCCGCCTGGGCTCCTCCACGCCCATCTCCTTCGACGCGCGCATCGTCGTGGCCAGCAAGAAGGACCTGTGGGCGGAGACGCAGGCGGGTCGCTTCCGCGAGGACCTCTACTTCCGTCTGTCTGTCTTCACCGTCAGCCTGCCGCCCCTGCGCGACCGCAAGGAGGACATCCCGCTGCTCGTGGAGGCCTTCGCGGGCGAGGGCCTCTGGCCCCGGCTGCCGGAGAAGATTCAGGAGCAGTTCCTGGGGCACACCTGGCCGGGCAACGTGCGCGAACTGCGCAACGCCCTGGAGCGCGCCCGGCACATGGTGGACATCCCCGGCCTCACCGGGGACAACCTGCTGCGCGAGTTCACCCGCGACGTGCCCACCCCCGCCGGGGACTTCCTGCCGGTGGAGTTCACCGGGCCCTTCAAAGTGTGCAAGGACGAACTCGTCCGTGCCTTCGAGCGCGAGTACCTCACGCGCCTGCTGGGCCGCGCCCGGGGCAACATCGCCCGCGCCGCCCGCGAGGCGGAGCTGGACCGCAAGCACCTCTATTCGCTCCTGCACAAGTACGGGCTGGTTCAGAGCGAGCCGGACTGA
- a CDS encoding DUF3332 domain-containing protein — protein MKMRPSRWLGVLCAGVLMMNATGCFGSFKLTQKIWQFNKGISGNKFVQWLVFLVFIVVPVYEIGTLVDAIVVNSIEFWTGGNPVSSVEGEDSNTRIVKLSPTDTLKMSRDVESGVMRLELQREGQEPLVRYFEPLEDGMVARDEAGALLIRAQGQADGAVKVTDATGTTVTVHARDAVDTARQLFLDGGAPALAQFATHQGQLSQGMATLDTCTP, from the coding sequence ATGAAGATGCGTCCGTCCCGCTGGCTCGGTGTGCTGTGCGCGGGTGTCCTGATGATGAATGCCACCGGCTGCTTCGGCTCGTTCAAGCTCACGCAGAAGATCTGGCAGTTCAACAAGGGCATCTCCGGCAACAAGTTCGTCCAGTGGCTGGTGTTCCTCGTGTTCATCGTGGTGCCCGTCTATGAGATTGGCACGCTGGTGGACGCCATCGTCGTCAACAGCATCGAGTTCTGGACCGGCGGCAACCCGGTGAGCAGCGTGGAGGGGGAAGACTCCAACACGCGCATCGTGAAGCTCAGCCCCACCGACACGCTGAAGATGTCCCGCGACGTGGAGTCCGGCGTGATGCGCCTGGAGCTCCAGCGCGAGGGCCAGGAGCCGCTGGTGCGCTACTTCGAGCCGCTGGAAGACGGCATGGTCGCGCGCGACGAGGCGGGCGCCCTGCTCATCCGCGCCCAGGGACAAGCGGACGGCGCGGTGAAGGTGACGGACGCCACCGGCACCACCGTGACGGTGCACGCGCGGGACGCGGTGGACACCGCGCGCCAGCTCTTCCTGGACGGCGGCGCGCCGGCGCTCGCGCAGTTCGCCACGCACCAGGGACAGCTCTCCCAGGGCATGGCGACGCTCGACACCTGCACGCCGTGA
- a CDS encoding class I SAM-dependent methyltransferase: MAGNDARGRTPLSLVGQEPDLVFYTRQASEHGGPVLVLGAANGRVPWALAGHGFATVGVDPSEAMIRSAEERRASESADVSGRTRLMAADPRALRLPEQFPLVLAPQHALGLMAGRDDLEAFLATVRHHLAPGGTFIYDVLNAPREPVLPRDDDEPGAAVEPRRPLFALHLRERRPAGGQSPIRRLKLRHFLPEELETALTASGLTLRERFGRFDGKPFDLEDLRQIGVAGT, translated from the coding sequence ATGGCTGGGAACGACGCACGCGGCCGCACCCCGCTGTCCCTCGTGGGACAGGAGCCGGACCTCGTCTTCTACACACGGCAGGCCTCCGAACACGGCGGGCCCGTGCTCGTGCTGGGCGCCGCCAATGGCCGCGTGCCCTGGGCGCTGGCGGGCCATGGCTTCGCCACCGTGGGCGTGGACCCCTCCGAGGCGATGATCCGCTCCGCCGAGGAGCGCCGCGCCTCCGAGTCCGCGGACGTCTCCGGGCGCACGCGCCTCATGGCCGCCGACCCCCGCGCGCTGCGGCTGCCGGAGCAGTTCCCCCTGGTATTGGCCCCGCAGCACGCGCTGGGGCTGATGGCCGGCCGCGACGACCTGGAGGCGTTCCTCGCCACCGTGCGCCACCACCTGGCTCCCGGCGGCACCTTCATCTACGACGTGCTCAACGCCCCGCGCGAACCCGTGCTGCCGCGCGACGACGACGAGCCCGGCGCCGCGGTGGAGCCCCGCCGCCCCCTCTTCGCCCTGCACCTGCGCGAGCGGCGCCCGGCCGGCGGCCAGAGCCCCATCCGCCGCCTCAAGCTGCGCCACTTCCTCCCGGAGGAACTAGAGACCGCCCTCACCGCCAGCGGCCTCACCCTGCGCGAGCGCTTCGGCCGCTTCGACGGCAAGCCCTTCGACCTGGAGGACCTGCGCCAGATTGGCGTCGCCGGGACGTGA
- a CDS encoding sensor histidine kinase, which produces MSRPAPVILSFRRTFALLILLVVLPSAGLSGFGVVAIINERAAVEKRLEAAWRGTLADLSAEVPRALSRGRLEPVGNERLAFLLPDDQELSDPEGTFHVENGLVRTKDPQLAEALAALVPEAASLPTATTVFSLATGGRAVMVAAERQGASVRGVRLSGIALDGLLSEKAQGRTTSEPVRFTLLPVPRDTAGEGGLVNRLMSEVAQARQNALGPPVLAERVLSAPLQDFRLVVLPMGEDPVASASTRNRVVYGVLLGLFYLTLTFGVAYTGRVLYREARLSRMKTDFVSLVSHELRTPLTSIRMFIETLALGRLKDPAQTQEVLDLLTKETERLSDLIERVLDWARIESGRKVYQRDSLPVTDVVDAAVAAFRTQRLGDDMQFTVAVEDGLPKVDVDRVALAGALLNLLQNAYKYSGPTHRRIALRAQRDGGYVNLSVEDNGVGIARKDRKRIFERFYRVDNLLTRKTEGSGLGLAISKRIVDAHGGRITVKSEPGQGSCFTLQLPVSRA; this is translated from the coding sequence GTGTCACGTCCCGCGCCCGTCATCCTCAGCTTCCGACGCACGTTCGCGCTGCTCATCCTGCTGGTCGTGCTGCCCTCGGCCGGCCTGTCCGGCTTCGGCGTCGTGGCCATCATCAACGAGCGCGCGGCGGTGGAGAAACGCCTGGAGGCCGCGTGGCGGGGGACGCTGGCGGACCTGTCCGCGGAGGTGCCCCGCGCGCTCAGCCGCGGACGGCTGGAGCCGGTGGGCAACGAGCGGCTGGCGTTCCTCCTGCCGGACGACCAGGAGCTGTCCGACCCGGAGGGCACCTTCCACGTGGAGAACGGGCTGGTGCGCACCAAGGATCCGCAGCTGGCGGAGGCCCTGGCGGCGCTGGTGCCGGAGGCCGCCTCGCTGCCGACGGCGACCACCGTCTTCTCGCTCGCCACGGGAGGCCGCGCGGTGATGGTGGCCGCCGAGCGCCAGGGCGCCTCCGTGCGCGGCGTGCGGCTGTCGGGCATCGCGCTGGACGGGCTGCTGTCGGAGAAGGCGCAGGGACGGACCACGTCGGAGCCCGTGCGCTTCACGCTGCTGCCCGTGCCGCGCGACACCGCCGGCGAGGGCGGGCTCGTCAACCGGCTGATGTCGGAGGTGGCCCAGGCGCGGCAGAACGCGCTGGGGCCGCCGGTGCTCGCGGAGCGGGTGCTGTCCGCGCCGTTGCAGGACTTCCGCCTGGTGGTGCTCCCCATGGGCGAGGATCCGGTGGCGAGCGCCTCCACGCGCAACCGCGTCGTGTACGGCGTGCTCCTGGGCCTGTTCTACCTGACGCTCACCTTCGGCGTGGCGTACACCGGCCGCGTGCTCTACCGCGAGGCGCGCCTGTCGCGCATGAAGACGGACTTCGTGTCGCTGGTGAGCCATGAGCTGCGCACGCCGCTCACCTCCATCCGCATGTTCATCGAGACGCTGGCCCTGGGCCGGCTGAAGGACCCCGCGCAGACGCAGGAGGTGCTGGACCTGCTCACGAAGGAGACGGAGCGGCTGTCGGACCTCATCGAGCGGGTGCTGGACTGGGCGCGCATCGAGAGCGGCCGCAAGGTGTACCAGCGCGACTCGCTGCCGGTGACGGACGTGGTGGACGCGGCGGTGGCGGCCTTCCGCACCCAGCGGCTGGGCGACGACATGCAGTTCACCGTGGCGGTGGAGGACGGGCTGCCGAAGGTGGACGTGGACCGCGTCGCGCTGGCGGGCGCGCTGCTCAACCTGTTGCAGAATGCCTACAAGTACAGTGGGCCCACCCACCGCAGAATCGCCCTCCGGGCACAGAGAGACGGCGGCTACGTGAACCTGTCGGTGGAGGACAACGGGGTGGGAATCGCCAGGAAGGACCGCAAGCGCATCTTCGAGCGCTTCTACCGGGTGGACAACCTGCTCACGCGCAAGACGGAGGGCAGCGGCCTGGGGCTCGCCATCAGCAAGCGCATCGTGGACGCGCACGGCGGCCGCATCACCGTGAAGAGCGAGCCCGGCCAGGGCAGCTGCTTCACCCTCCAGCTCCCGGTGAGCCGCGCATGA
- a CDS encoding GMC family oxidoreductase, with the protein MSLPSVDVCIVGSGAGGAPLALELGRAGFKVVVLEKGRHYQPKDFVHDEILNSRRNFFMPLPWEEPHLVRQGPKARYERSNAAWTANCVGGGTVHMSGFFYRLKPVDFRLRSTLGAVPGTTVADWPISYEELAPFYDKAEAELGVSGQAIPHPFAEPRSGPYPLPPLDVHPVASEIDKACSALGWHALPTARGIISKAYKGRAPCAYCALCGSYGCETGAKSSTLASLIPNAIATGNVEVRPGCMARSIEVDRQGRAKSVVYLDPEGVAQEQPAKVIIASATAVESARLLINSTSARFPNGLANGSGLVGRNLLFSSFGGSRAHFRVSKQKAARPWLTDPAPFVNRSLQDFYVMPDARHGFRKGGTLGFMWAHPNPIYAAVGLAGSGKSGVFGKELKDRMRAYRDSRILEFEVYAEFLPTPGTSVTVEPGVKDKYGIPVAAITLDRHPADFAATRFLVERGEEVLLRLDPDSVERVGTQGETTILQHGTCRFGDDPAASVLDKHCRAHEVPNLYVVDGSFMPSGGSVPSTLTIAANSFRVADHLVRTLKG; encoded by the coding sequence GTGAGCCTGCCTTCCGTGGACGTGTGCATCGTGGGCAGCGGCGCGGGCGGTGCGCCGCTCGCGCTGGAGCTGGGCCGCGCGGGCTTCAAGGTCGTGGTGCTGGAGAAGGGCCGCCACTACCAACCCAAGGACTTCGTCCACGACGAGATCCTCAACAGCCGCCGCAACTTCTTCATGCCGCTGCCGTGGGAGGAGCCGCACTTGGTGCGCCAGGGGCCCAAGGCCCGCTACGAGCGCAGCAACGCCGCGTGGACCGCCAACTGCGTGGGAGGCGGCACCGTGCACATGAGCGGCTTCTTCTACCGCCTCAAGCCGGTGGACTTCCGCCTGCGCTCCACGCTGGGCGCCGTGCCCGGCACCACCGTGGCGGACTGGCCCATCTCCTACGAGGAGCTGGCCCCCTTCTACGACAAGGCGGAGGCGGAGCTGGGCGTGTCCGGCCAGGCCATCCCCCACCCCTTCGCCGAACCCCGCAGCGGCCCCTACCCGCTGCCGCCCCTGGACGTGCACCCGGTGGCGTCTGAAATCGACAAGGCGTGCTCGGCGCTGGGCTGGCACGCGCTGCCCACCGCGCGCGGCATCATCAGCAAGGCCTACAAGGGCCGCGCTCCGTGCGCGTACTGCGCGCTGTGCGGCAGCTACGGCTGCGAGACGGGCGCCAAGAGCAGCACGCTCGCGAGCCTCATCCCCAACGCCATCGCCACCGGCAACGTGGAGGTGCGCCCGGGCTGCATGGCGCGCTCCATCGAAGTGGACCGGCAGGGCCGCGCGAAGAGCGTGGTGTACCTGGACCCAGAGGGCGTCGCGCAGGAGCAGCCCGCGAAGGTCATCATCGCCTCCGCCACCGCCGTGGAGAGCGCGCGCCTCCTGATCAACTCCACCTCCGCGCGCTTCCCCAACGGGCTCGCCAACGGCAGCGGGCTCGTGGGCAGGAACCTCCTCTTCAGCTCCTTCGGCGGCTCGCGGGCGCACTTCCGTGTGTCGAAGCAGAAGGCCGCGCGCCCGTGGCTCACGGACCCCGCGCCCTTCGTGAACCGCAGCCTCCAGGACTTCTACGTGATGCCGGACGCGCGCCACGGCTTCCGCAAGGGCGGCACGCTGGGCTTCATGTGGGCGCACCCCAACCCCATCTACGCGGCGGTGGGGCTGGCGGGCAGCGGCAAGTCCGGCGTGTTCGGCAAGGAGCTGAAGGACCGCATGCGCGCGTACCGCGACTCGCGCATCCTCGAGTTCGAGGTCTACGCGGAGTTCCTCCCCACGCCCGGCACCTCCGTCACGGTGGAGCCCGGCGTGAAGGACAAGTACGGCATCCCCGTGGCCGCCATCACGCTGGACCGGCACCCGGCGGACTTCGCCGCCACGCGCTTCCTCGTCGAGCGCGGGGAAGAAGTGCTGCTGCGCCTGGACCCGGACAGCGTGGAGCGCGTGGGCACACAGGGCGAAACCACCATCCTCCAGCACGGCACCTGCCGCTTCGGCGACGACCCGGCGGCCTCCGTGCTGGACAAGCACTGCCGCGCGCACGAGGTGCCCAACCTCTACGTCGTGGACGGCAGCTTCATGCCCTCGGGCGGCAGCGTGCCCTCCACGCTCACCATCGCGGCCAACAGCTTCCGCGTGGCGGACCACCTGGTGCGCACGCTCAAGGGCTGA
- a CDS encoding response regulator transcription factor, translating into MSTSVPQEEKPRRILVVEDDLSILTGVSMNLRFEGYEVLQAQDGRTGLAKALDEAPDLLVLDLMLPELNGYEVIRELRQRGRDTPVVVLSARGQESDKILGLNLGADDYVVKPFGLQELLARIKAVLRRRFGATGTAPPPVTFGDVKVDLSQRTVARDGQPVDLTAQEFKLLAHFLAHPGRTFTREELLSGAWGYHYEGSARTVDNFMRQLRLKFEADPEAPRHFLTVRGLGYRFER; encoded by the coding sequence ATGAGCACGTCCGTCCCGCAAGAGGAGAAGCCCCGGCGCATCCTGGTGGTGGAGGACGACCTGTCCATCCTCACCGGCGTGTCCATGAACCTGCGCTTCGAGGGCTACGAGGTGCTTCAGGCCCAGGACGGCCGCACCGGCCTGGCCAAGGCGCTGGACGAGGCGCCGGACCTGCTGGTGCTGGACCTGATGCTGCCGGAGCTCAACGGCTACGAGGTCATCCGCGAGCTGCGCCAGCGCGGCCGCGACACGCCCGTGGTGGTGCTGTCCGCGCGGGGCCAGGAGTCGGACAAAATCCTGGGCCTCAACCTGGGCGCGGACGACTACGTGGTGAAGCCCTTCGGGCTCCAGGAGTTGCTCGCGCGCATCAAGGCGGTGCTGCGCCGCCGGTTCGGGGCCACGGGCACCGCGCCGCCGCCGGTGACGTTCGGGGACGTGAAGGTGGACCTGTCGCAGCGCACGGTGGCGCGCGACGGGCAGCCGGTGGACCTGACGGCGCAGGAGTTCAAGCTGCTGGCGCACTTCCTGGCGCACCCGGGCCGCACCTTCACCCGCGAGGAGCTCCTGTCCGGCGCGTGGGGCTACCACTACGAGGGCAGCGCGCGCACGGTGGACAACTTCATGCGCCAGCTGCGGCTGAAGTTCGAAGCGGATCCGGAAGCGCCCCGGCACTTCCTCACGGTGCGCGGGCTGGGCTACCGCTTCGAGCGCTGA
- a CDS encoding gluconate 2-dehydrogenase subunit 3 family protein — protein sequence MARARSLPPKLSRRTFIQRLTFFGGGVVLLGAAACKRSKEAEAPKPAEPTGTTSAGQALRTFSAFEYAVVVAATERLLPRDEDPGAQDADVALYIDRILETQGLQAMHRDFLQGLAALERRAQRMFQKGFAQATPAQQDELLAIFKDSPAGSGEAHFFELLMTLSLEGFLGDPSYGGNKGRVGWRLMGFDTVGTLAMAPPEGYDGPKCLRECGGHHP from the coding sequence ATGGCTCGCGCGCGTTCGCTCCCCCCGAAGCTGTCCCGGCGCACCTTCATCCAGCGGCTCACCTTCTTCGGCGGCGGCGTCGTGCTGCTGGGCGCCGCCGCGTGTAAACGTTCGAAGGAAGCGGAAGCGCCCAAGCCCGCGGAGCCCACCGGCACCACCTCCGCCGGGCAGGCCCTGCGCACCTTCTCCGCCTTCGAGTACGCCGTCGTCGTCGCGGCCACGGAGCGGCTCCTGCCCCGCGACGAGGACCCCGGCGCCCAGGACGCGGACGTGGCGCTCTACATCGACCGCATCCTGGAGACGCAGGGGCTCCAGGCCATGCACCGCGACTTCCTCCAGGGACTGGCGGCGCTGGAGCGCCGCGCGCAGCGCATGTTCCAGAAGGGCTTCGCCCAGGCCACGCCCGCCCAGCAGGACGAACTGCTCGCCATCTTCAAGGACAGCCCGGCCGGCAGCGGCGAGGCCCACTTCTTCGAGCTGTTGATGACGCTCAGCCTGGAGGGCTTCCTGGGCGACCCGTCCTACGGCGGCAACAAGGGGCGCGTGGGCTGGCGGCTGATGGGCTTCGACACCGTGGGCACCCTCGCCATGGCGCCACCCGAGGGCTACGACGGGCCCAAGTGCCTGCGCGAGTGCGGAGGTCACCACCCGTGA